A genomic segment from Ornithorhynchus anatinus isolate Pmale09 chromosome 16, mOrnAna1.pri.v4, whole genome shotgun sequence encodes:
- the PTAFR gene encoding platelet-activating factor receptor, giving the protein MSPQGAMSPGPNTTRRVDSEFRYTLFPVAYSIIFVLGIFANGYVLWVFARLYPTKKLNEIKIFMVNLTVADLLFLVTMPLWIVYYWNRGDWILPPFLCNVAGCLFFINTYCSVAFLGVITYNRFQAVTRPIKAAQATTRKRGIVLSLVIWVLIVSSALYFLVAEGTNIAIEASGRNVTRCFESYEKDSQAVLAIHIFIVASFFAVFLLILVCNLTIIHMLLAQPSQAQSVRGAGVKSRALWMVCTVLAVFIICFVPHHVVQLPWTLAEVKWHNHRSHQGINDAHQVTLCLLSTNCVLDPVIYCFLTKRFRKHLTEKLRSLRGSRKCSRATTETGTDGVAMPLNAFAGYSVKQ; this is encoded by the coding sequence ATGTCTCCCCAAGGAGCGATGTCGCCGGGCCCCAACACCACCAGGCGAGTGGACTCCGAGTTCCGCTACACCCTATTCCCCGTGGCCTACAGCATCATCTTCGTGCTGGGCATCTTTGCCAATGGCTACGTGCTCTGGGTCTTCGCCCGCCTCTACCCCACCAAGAAGCTGAACGAGATCAAGATTTTCATGGTGAACCTGACGGTGGCCGACCTGCTGTTCCTGGTGACCATGCCGCTGTGGATCGTATACTACTGGAACCGCGGTGACTGGATCCTGCCCCCGTTCCTGTGCAATGTGGCCGGCTGCCTCTTCTTCATCAACACCTACTGCTCCGTTGCCTTCCTGGGCGTCATCACGTACAACCGCTTCCAGGCCGTGACGCGGCCCATCAAGGCGGCCCAGGCCACCACGCGCAAGCGGGGCATCGTCTTGTCGCTGGTCATCTGGGTGCTGATCGTCTCCAGCGCCCTATACTTCCTCGTAGCCGAAGGCACCAACATAGCCATCGAGGCATCCGGCCGGAACGTGACCCGTTGCTTCGAGAGCTATGAAAAGGACAGCCAGGCAGTACTGGCCATCCACATCTTCATCGTCGCCAGCTTCTTCGCCGTCTTCTTGCTCATCTTAGTGTGCAACCTGACCATCATCCACATGCTGCTGGCCCAGCCGTCTCAGGCGCAGTCGGTGCGCGGCGCGGGTGTCAAGAGCCGCGCCCTGTGGATGGTGTGCACCGTGCTGGCCGTCTTCATCATCTGCTTCGTGCCCCACCACGTGGTCCAGCTGCCCTGGACGCTGGCCGAGGTGAAGTGGCACAACCACCGGAGCCACCAGGGCATCAACGACGCCCACCAGGTGACGCTCTGCCTGCTGAGCACCAACTGCGTGCTGGACCCGGTCATCTACTGCTTCCTCACCAAGCGTTTCCGCAAGCACCTCACCGAGAAGCTGCGCAGCCTGCGCGGGAGCCGCAAGTGTTCCCGGGCCACCACCGAGACGGGCACCGACGGGGTCGCCATGCCGCTTAATGCCTTCGCCGGCTACTCCGTCAAGCAGTAG